The proteins below are encoded in one region of Clostridium sp. 'White wine YQ':
- a CDS encoding C40 family peptidase: protein MLDKKKRSIFSNKKGVTLLITAVFLIGGNTPVFAEPIFTKEQQQQYDESSSQYSKAQDELNELQNKVDGIVKNIQEVQVDIDKNNSEISNIKNEINELNKDIEKTKNDLEVKEKNFGVRLRQLYKSGGEKSYIIVLLNAKSIGDFISKAEAISKLMSMDKKVIDELNDKKEECANKISEMEDKNKELEKLNKDNQVKIEELGKKQDEQNVYVDEVKSKMEIIAKDLAPLERLEYKAYEPTVNSPTSKASDLSNVINILKNIRKNIKTPEVDSEIANLIDIARSRIESGNCVQDDLINRGGISGSNLDVVSYATQFIGARYVSPGNPPYSFDCSGLVQYVYRHFGIGLPRTTWDQVNYGTPVSYSELQAGDLVFTNGNGHVGIYVGGGQMIHASMPGVGVIQGPIYHFVTARRVR from the coding sequence ATGTTAGATAAGAAAAAACGCAGTATATTTTCTAATAAAAAAGGAGTTACATTATTAATAACTGCTGTGTTTTTAATAGGTGGTAATACACCGGTATTTGCTGAACCGATATTTACAAAAGAACAACAGCAACAATATGATGAATCTTCCTCCCAATATTCTAAGGCGCAAGATGAATTAAATGAACTTCAAAACAAAGTAGATGGGATAGTGAAAAATATACAAGAAGTTCAAGTTGATATTGATAAAAACAATAGTGAAATATCAAATATCAAAAATGAAATTAATGAATTGAACAAGGATATTGAAAAGACTAAAAATGACTTAGAAGTAAAGGAAAAAAATTTTGGAGTAAGATTAAGACAACTATATAAATCAGGGGGAGAAAAAAGTTACATTATAGTATTACTTAATGCTAAAAGCATCGGCGATTTTATCTCTAAGGCAGAAGCTATAAGTAAACTAATGTCTATGGATAAAAAAGTAATTGATGAACTAAATGATAAAAAGGAAGAGTGTGCCAACAAAATAAGTGAAATGGAAGATAAAAATAAAGAACTAGAAAAATTAAATAAGGATAATCAAGTTAAGATTGAAGAACTTGGTAAGAAACAAGATGAGCAAAATGTTTATGTAGATGAAGTAAAAAGTAAGATGGAGATAATAGCTAAGGATTTAGCACCACTGGAGAGACTTGAATATAAGGCATACGAACCAACTGTCAATAGTCCTACCAGTAAGGCATCTGACTTAAGTAATGTGATTAACATTTTAAAGAATATTCGAAAGAATATTAAAACTCCTGAAGTTGATAGTGAAATTGCAAATCTAATAGATATAGCAAGAAGTAGAATTGAATCAGGAAACTGTGTACAAGATGATCTGATAAATAGAGGTGGAATATCAGGAAGCAATTTAGATGTAGTAAGTTATGCAACACAGTTTATTGGAGCTCGTTATGTGAGTCCAGGGAATCCGCCGTATAGTTTTGATTGTTCTGGTCTTGTTCAATATGTCTATAGGCATTTTGGAATAGGATTACCAAGAACTACTTGGGACCAAGTTAATTATGGTACGCCAGTAAGTTACTCAGAATTACAAGCTGGAGATTTAGTATTCACCAACGGTAATGGACACGTCGGAATTTATGTTGGTGGAGGACAGATGATACATGCTTCAATGCCTGGAGTAGGTGTTATCCAAGGACCTATATATCATTTTGTCACTGCAAGAAGAGTGAGATAA